The following proteins come from a genomic window of Larimichthys crocea isolate SSNF chromosome XV, L_crocea_2.0, whole genome shotgun sequence:
- the nfe2 gene encoding transcription factor NF-E2 45 kDa subunit has protein sequence MCSTANCVLPLRRTCEVLATPGKLCGGVSMSTNFPGARSHGGPQDTEMDVAWQELMAITELQFEVPGEGSYETTQYQSMEPMVPMGGYGMAQSHSGPPPPPAAACELSTAEAYDGCYSEEVPACHRLGSNAEAIYGHSESQLTQRMLPVSSHTQPSLMAPREQMNMSGTSQGHRRANACLSQGLSRHMLWTTHGQISHARSADDMESDSGLSLGSSPPLASPDNPVSGAPGYQSVDAVMTYSDGEPESMNEHARGAQIHYPVDYQGHSHSYLHSGAHQSYFSAQPTLSHAQPDAPTAWSVKQQGQNTALSNLYIDSGVSSRGSSQHNVYTKPHGSISTPAPLSRDERRAMALKIPFPMDKIINLPVDDFNELLTHYTLTDSQLALVRDIRRRGKNKVAAQNCRKRKLESIIHLERELNQLQAQREHLAKERLEFKRSLTFIKCRLTDLYSEVFSHLRDEDGQPYSIDEYSLQQTPDGKIYLVPHTTMQKREQC, from the exons ATGTGTTCAACGGCCAACTGTGTTCTCCCACTGAGGAGAACCTGTGAG GTATTAGCCACTCCAGGCAAGTTGTGTGGAGGGGTGTCCATGTCAACTAATTTTCCTGGAGCCAGGTCTCATGGAGGTCCTCAGGACACAGAGATGGATGTTGCTTGGCAGGAGCTGATGGccatcacagagctgcag TTTGAAGTCCCTGGTGAAGGCTCCTATGAAACAACACAGTACCAAAGCATGGAACCGATGGTCCCTATGGGAGGATATGGGATGGCTCAGTCCCATTccgggcctcctcctcctcctgctgctgcttgtgaACTAAGCACTGCTGAGGCTTATGATGGATGTTACTCTGAAGAGGTGCCTGCGTGTCATCGTCTAGGCAGCAACGCAGAGGCAATATACGGACACTCAGAATCTCAGCTCACTCAAAGAATGCTCCCCGTCTCTTCCCACACACAGCCCTCACTCATGGCTCCAAGGGAACAGATGAACATGTCAGGGACCAGCCAAGGGCACAGGAGGGCCAATGCTTGTCTCTCTCAGGGCCTAAGTCGACACATGCTGTGGACTACACATGGACAAATTTCTCACGCTCGCTCAGCTGATGATATGGAGTCGGACTCTGGTCTATCTCTGGGTTCTAGTCCACCTTTGGCTTCTCCAGATAATCCTGTCAGTGGTGCACCAGGTTACCAGAGCGTAGACGCAGTTATGACATATAGTGATGGGGAACCAGAGAGCATGAATGAGCACGCCAGAGGAGCACAAATCCATTATCCAGTGGACTACCAGGGTCACTCTCATTCATATTTACACTCAGGTGCACACCAGTCTTATTTTTCAGCCCAACCCACTTTATCTCATGCACAACCTGATGCCCCAACTGCTTGGTCAGTCAAACAGCAGGGTCAGAACACTGCTCTAAGCAACCTGTACATTGACTCTGGAGtgtccagcagagggagctcaCAGCACAACGTGTACACAAAACCACACGGAAGCATCTCTACTCCCGCTCCACTTAGCAGAGATGAGCGGCGTGCGATGGCTTTGAAAATCCCCTTCCCCATGGATAAGATTATCAACCTACCAGTGGATGATTTCAACGAGCTTCTGACACATTATACTCTGACAGATTCTCAACTGGCACTGGTCAGGGACATTAGACGGAGAGGGAAGAACAAGGTGGCAGCACAGAACTGCAGGAAAAGGAAGCTTGAGAGCATAATTCACCTTGAAAGAGAACTGAACCAGCTGCAGGCCCAGAGAGAGCACCTGGCAAAGGAAAGGCTCGAGTTCAAGCGCAGCTTGACTTTTATTAAATGTCGCCTTACAGACCTCTATTCAGAGGTATTCTCTCACTTAAGAGATGAAGATGGACAACCATATTCAATAGATGAATACTCTCTGCAACAGACACCGGATGGTAAAATTTATTTGGTACCTCACACAACTATGCAAAAGAGGGAACAATGCTGA
- the hnrnpa1b gene encoding heterogeneous nuclear ribonucleoprotein A1b isoform X1 translates to MSKDVPREPEQLRKLFIGGLSFETTDESLRAHFEQWGGLTDCVVMRDPNTKRSRGFGFVTYSSVQEVDAAMSARPHKVDGRVVEPKRAVSREDSNRPGAHVTVKKIFVGGIKEDTEESHLRDYFQQFGKIEVIDIMTDRNTGKKRGFAFVTFDDHDSVDRIVIQKYHTINSHNCEVRKALTRQEMQTSGMGMRGRSSGGRPYDYDRGFNQGGRGRYGDGPYNCNGGDGGYGGGPGGPGGYNNGGNRGYNQGYNQGGGGGGGGYGGNGYDSNGYGNCGGGGGGGNNYNSMGHYDPQASNFGPMKNNFGGGGGGRNFGGYGNGSNSGGYGRPGRF, encoded by the exons ATGTCGAAAGAC GTCCCACGCGAGCCAGAGCAGCTCCGCAAGCTGTTCATTGGGGGATTGAGTTTCGAGACCACAGATGAAAGCCTGCGGGCTCATTTTGAGCAATGGGGGGGCCTTACAGACTGTGTG GTCATGAGGGATCCCAACACCAAGAGATCCAGGGGCTTTGGTTTTGTTACGTATTCATCAGTGCAAGAGGTTGATGCTGCCATGTCTGCCCGCCCCCACAAGGTTGATGGAAGAGTCGTTGAACCTAAGCGTGCTGTTTCTAGAGAG GACTCAAACCGGCCAGGTGCCCATGTAACTGTTAAAAAGATCTTTGTTGGAGGAATCAAGGAAGATACAGAGGAGTCTCACCTGCGAGATTACTTCCAGCAGTTCGGCAAAATCGAGGTTATTGATATCATGACTGACCGCAACACTGGAAAGAAGAGGGGCTTTGCTTTTGTGACCTTTGATGACCATGATTCAGTGGACAGGATTGTCA tccAGAAGTACCACACAATCAACTCTCACAACTGCGAAGTGAGGAAGGCCCTGACAAGGCAGGAAATGCAGACTTCGGGTATGGGAATGAGAG gtCGCAGCAGTGGTGGAAGGCCTTATGACTACGACAGAGGCTTCAACCAAG GTGGCAGAGGAAGGTATGGAGATGGTCCTTACAACTGCAATGGAGGTGATGGTG GTTATGGAGGTGGTCCCGGTGGTCCTGGTGGCTATAATAATGGCGGTAACCGTGGATATAACCAGGGTTACAACCAGGGTGGTGGAGGCGGTGGTGGCGGCTATGGAGGAAATGGTTATGACAGCAATGGCTATG GTAActgcggcggcggtggtggtggcggaAATAACTACAACAGCATGGGCCACTACGACCCCCAGGCGTCCAACTTTGGCCCGATGAAGAACAACTttggcggcggcggtggcggcagGAACTTCG GTGGCTATGGAAATGGCTCCAACAGTGGTGGATATGGCCGTCCCGGACGATTTTGA
- the hnrnpa1b gene encoding heterogeneous nuclear ribonucleoprotein A1b isoform X2, whose translation MSKDVPREPEQLRKLFIGGLSFETTDESLRAHFEQWGGLTDCVVMRDPNTKRSRGFGFVTYSSVQEVDAAMSARPHKVDGRVVEPKRAVSREDSNRPGAHVTVKKIFVGGIKEDTEESHLRDYFQQFGKIEVIDIMTDRNTGKKRGFAFVTFDDHDSVDRIVIQKYHTINSHNCEVRKALTRQEMQTSGRSSGGRPYDYDRGFNQGGRGRYGDGPYNCNGGDGGYGGGPGGPGGYNNGGNRGYNQGYNQGGGGGGGGYGGNGYDSNGYGNCGGGGGGGNNYNSMGHYDPQASNFGPMKNNFGGGGGGRNFGGYGNGSNSGGYGRPGRF comes from the exons ATGTCGAAAGAC GTCCCACGCGAGCCAGAGCAGCTCCGCAAGCTGTTCATTGGGGGATTGAGTTTCGAGACCACAGATGAAAGCCTGCGGGCTCATTTTGAGCAATGGGGGGGCCTTACAGACTGTGTG GTCATGAGGGATCCCAACACCAAGAGATCCAGGGGCTTTGGTTTTGTTACGTATTCATCAGTGCAAGAGGTTGATGCTGCCATGTCTGCCCGCCCCCACAAGGTTGATGGAAGAGTCGTTGAACCTAAGCGTGCTGTTTCTAGAGAG GACTCAAACCGGCCAGGTGCCCATGTAACTGTTAAAAAGATCTTTGTTGGAGGAATCAAGGAAGATACAGAGGAGTCTCACCTGCGAGATTACTTCCAGCAGTTCGGCAAAATCGAGGTTATTGATATCATGACTGACCGCAACACTGGAAAGAAGAGGGGCTTTGCTTTTGTGACCTTTGATGACCATGATTCAGTGGACAGGATTGTCA tccAGAAGTACCACACAATCAACTCTCACAACTGCGAAGTGAGGAAGGCCCTGACAAGGCAGGAAATGCAGACTTCGG gtCGCAGCAGTGGTGGAAGGCCTTATGACTACGACAGAGGCTTCAACCAAG GTGGCAGAGGAAGGTATGGAGATGGTCCTTACAACTGCAATGGAGGTGATGGTG GTTATGGAGGTGGTCCCGGTGGTCCTGGTGGCTATAATAATGGCGGTAACCGTGGATATAACCAGGGTTACAACCAGGGTGGTGGAGGCGGTGGTGGCGGCTATGGAGGAAATGGTTATGACAGCAATGGCTATG GTAActgcggcggcggtggtggtggcggaAATAACTACAACAGCATGGGCCACTACGACCCCCAGGCGTCCAACTTTGGCCCGATGAAGAACAACTttggcggcggcggtggcggcagGAACTTCG GTGGCTATGGAAATGGCTCCAACAGTGGTGGATATGGCCGTCCCGGACGATTTTGA
- the cbx5 gene encoding chromobox protein homolog 5, with the protein MGKKSREEESSSSDEEEYVVEKVLDRRVVKGRVEFFLKWKGYSEKHNTWEPEKNLDCPELISEFMKTYKKSSSSSGGSSTPSSGASKSSTGSLGRSKDSSTSKKRSSDDDEEGGSKPKKKKEDDILVARGFERGLEPEKIIGATDSCGDLMFLMKWKDSDEADLVLAKEANHKCPQIVIAFYEERLTWHEDGDKKEKDAVSV; encoded by the exons ATGGGCAAAAAGTCTCGCGAAGAGGAGTCTTCATCCTCTGATGAGGAAGAATATGTTGTGGAGAAGGTGCTGGACAGGAGGGTGGTGAAAGGCAGGGTTGAGTTCTTCCTGAAGTGGAAAGGATACTCAGA AAAGCACAACACGTGGGAGCCAGAGAAGAATCTGGACTGCCCAGAGCTTATTTCAGAATTCATGAAGACCtacaagaaaagcagcagcagcagcggtgggaGCTCCACACCTAGCAGCGGGGCCAGCAAATCAAGCACAGGCTCCTTGGGGCGGTCCAAAGACTCCAGTACCTCAAAGAAGAGAAGctcagatgatgatgaggagggtgGAAGTAagcccaaaaagaaaaaggag GATGACATTCTAGTTGCACGTGGCTTTGAGAGAGGACTCGAGCCAGAGAAGATCATAGGAGCAACTGACTCTTGTGGTGACCTAATGTTTCTTATGAAGTG GAAAGACTCTGATGAGGCTGATCTCGTGCTCGCCAAGGAAGCCAATCATAAGTGCCCACAGATAGTCATAGCCTTCTATGAGGAGCGTCTCACCTGGCACGAAGACGGTgacaagaaggagaaggatgcagtcagtgtgtga